From the Drosophila mauritiana strain mau12 unplaced genomic scaffold, ASM438214v1 U_69, whole genome shotgun sequence genome, one window contains:
- the LOC117149917 gene encoding uncharacterized protein LOC117149917, whose product MSNADMDGRTDGEAPDILNPTSEVGSVPHPAFSEDQWRAVVEMQNRNFAELVKIMQVTPARSKLIIALSNCMEGTASQWLTQISYQGMTWQEFQELSLLFCSALK is encoded by the exons ATGAGCAacgctgatatggacggacggacggacggcgaggcccctgatattcttaacccgacatcagaagtgggatctgtgcCACACCCTGCATTTTCTGAGGATCAGTGGCGTGCAGTAGTGGAAATGCAAAATCGGAATTTTGCTGAACTTGTAAAAATCATGCAAGTGACGCCGGCAC GAAGTAAATTGATCATCGCACTAAGTAACTGCATGGAAGGAACTGCATCTCAGTGGCTAACACAAATCTCGTACCAGGGTATGACTTGGCAAGAGTTCCAGGAATTATCCTTATTATTCTGCAGCGCTTTGAAA